A section of the Candidatus Hydrogenedens sp. genome encodes:
- a CDS encoding glycoside hydrolase family 127 protein, whose product MTLILLSISPLYLFNTVVTLPPIYPVSPVPFTEVEIQDGFWEHWINRVGKIFLPHNIEYCELEKKIDNFRVTAGKKEGKHIGACFEDSDVYKVIEGSAYWLALHKDPVVEQKIDEIIDLIAGAQQPDGYLNTYFTLVKPNERWTNDAEHETYCAGHLIESAIAYAQATGKRKLLDVAIKFADHIVDTFGTGKVEEVPQHEEIELALFKLSEFTGNSKYAELAKWFIEQRGKPYKDKPHGRWDSVCQDHKPIIEQDEMLGHAVRAMYLYSGVTDLVAKTGDVRYSNALDRLWYDLTERKMYITAGIGDSLLRVEGFSNPYFLPNDTAYCETCASIGLVFWAQRMFLLHRDAKYVDIIERALYNTPLSGLSLDAKTIFYCNRLEGVDQRPPWQKCACCPTNVVRFIPTVGGYAYSFEKDTLYVLHYMPSKVSLNFKDNKFALVDNKSGTDIVQLEQLTNYPWDGEITLRINTDKPKMFCMAVRIPDWVYRGNNDPERLYLFPESPGLDKVQLKINGTPIPIQVLERGFIKLTQEWKQGDEITLVLPMVVQRVYANEKVEADRGRVAIQRGPVVFCAEDVDNANQVRFAYVPRTASFSAQYEPNLLDGVVTIETIGKVKSLDNPDGMEQTLKLIPYYAWANRQKGYMRVWIPETAELVAIPTIETKAVVEASHKWSNDSYEALNDMIEPKKSSDTSIPRFTWWDHKGTKEWIQYIFDKEYTVKGVKVFWFDDTGFGECRVPKSWEILYLKDDQWIPVKNPTPRENQRNKYNEVTFNPVTTKALRLEVQLQPKFSAGILEWKVIPAK is encoded by the coding sequence ATGACTCTCATCTTATTAAGTATTAGCCCGTTGTATCTTTTTAATACCGTTGTAACATTACCACCTATCTATCCTGTATCGCCTGTGCCTTTTACTGAGGTAGAGATACAGGATGGCTTTTGGGAACATTGGATTAACCGAGTTGGAAAAATATTCTTGCCACATAATATCGAGTATTGTGAACTTGAAAAGAAGATAGATAACTTCCGTGTTACTGCTGGAAAGAAAGAAGGGAAACACATAGGAGCGTGTTTTGAGGATTCGGATGTATATAAAGTTATTGAAGGTTCGGCATATTGGCTTGCTTTGCATAAAGACCCAGTAGTTGAACAGAAAATCGATGAAATTATCGATTTAATAGCAGGTGCACAACAGCCAGATGGCTATCTCAATACTTATTTTACGTTGGTTAAACCGAATGAACGTTGGACAAATGATGCGGAGCATGAAACATATTGTGCTGGGCATTTAATTGAGTCTGCGATCGCTTATGCACAAGCAACAGGAAAGAGAAAATTATTAGATGTAGCAATAAAATTTGCAGACCATATTGTTGACACCTTCGGTACAGGTAAGGTTGAAGAAGTCCCACAACATGAGGAGATTGAATTGGCTTTGTTCAAACTTTCTGAATTTACTGGAAATTCGAAATATGCAGAGTTGGCAAAGTGGTTCATCGAGCAACGTGGCAAGCCGTATAAAGATAAGCCCCATGGGAGATGGGATTCGGTGTGTCAAGACCATAAGCCAATTATTGAGCAGGATGAAATGTTGGGGCATGCGGTTCGTGCGATGTATTTGTATTCAGGAGTTACAGACCTTGTCGCTAAAACTGGGGACGTACGGTATTCCAATGCCCTTGACCGATTATGGTATGACCTAACAGAGCGAAAGATGTACATTACCGCTGGCATTGGTGATTCGTTGCTTCGTGTTGAAGGTTTTAGTAATCCATATTTCCTGCCTAATGATACTGCTTACTGTGAGACCTGTGCCTCTATAGGACTTGTATTTTGGGCTCAACGGATGTTTCTACTCCATCGTGATGCAAAATATGTAGATATTATTGAACGTGCTTTATATAATACACCACTTTCAGGATTGTCGTTAGATGCCAAGACTATTTTCTATTGCAATCGACTGGAGGGTGTTGACCAAAGACCACCATGGCAAAAGTGTGCTTGCTGTCCAACCAATGTTGTTCGGTTTATCCCTACTGTTGGTGGTTATGCATATAGTTTTGAAAAAGACACTCTCTATGTCCTACATTACATGCCGTCTAAGGTGTCCTTGAATTTTAAGGACAATAAGTTTGCTTTGGTAGATAACAAATCAGGGACTGACATCGTTCAATTGGAACAGCTGACAAACTACCCATGGGATGGAGAAATAACATTACGAATCAACACCGATAAACCTAAAATGTTCTGTATGGCAGTACGGATTCCAGATTGGGTATATCGTGGAAATAACGATCCTGAACGTTTATATCTTTTCCCGGAGAGTCCCGGATTAGACAAAGTACAGTTAAAAATAAACGGCACACCAATCCCCATTCAGGTGTTAGAACGGGGATTTATAAAACTGACTCAAGAGTGGAAACAAGGCGATGAAATTACACTCGTTTTGCCTATGGTTGTTCAACGTGTTTATGCAAATGAAAAAGTCGAGGCGGACCGTGGCAGAGTTGCAATTCAGCGTGGTCCCGTTGTTTTCTGTGCTGAGGATGTTGATAATGCAAATCAGGTTCGGTTTGCTTATGTGCCTCGAACTGCTTCTTTCAGTGCTCAATATGAACCAAACCTTTTGGATGGTGTTGTCACAATCGAGACGATTGGAAAAGTAAAATCGCTTGATAATCCCGATGGGATGGAGCAGACATTAAAACTGATTCCTTATTATGCATGGGCAAATCGACAAAAGGGATATATGCGTGTTTGGATTCCCGAAACAGCTGAGCTTGTAGCAATTCCTACCATTGAAACTAAAGCAGTGGTGGAAGCATCTCACAAATGGTCAAATGATAGCTACGAGGCTCTTAATGATATGATTGAGCCGAAAAAATCGTCTGATACCAGTATCCCGCGATTTACATGGTGGGACCATAAAGGCACGAAGGAATGGATACAGTATATTTTCGATAAGGAATATACGGTAAAAGGAGTTAAGGTTTTCTGGTTTGATGATACAGGTTTTGGTGAGTGCCGTGTCCCAAAGTCATGGGAAATTTTGTATTTAAAGGATGACCAATGGATTCCTGTAAAAAATCCTACACCACGAGAAAACCAGAGAAATAAATACAATGAAGTTACCTTTAATCCAGTTACAACAAAGGCACTTCGCCTTGAAGTTCAATTACAGCCTAAATTCTCTGCAGGTATTTTAGAATGGAAAGTTATACCAGCGAAATAA
- a CDS encoding FAD-binding oxidoreductase, with protein sequence MVIPAEKKKLTGWGRYAYQESYVFRPEQWRAMNAILKDMRIPDILARGLGRSYGDTAMNEGGAIMNMLRLNRFLSWQEEEGILDCEAGVSLREILDVFLPRGWMPHVCPGTKFVTVGGAIANDIHGKNHHEEGSFGNHVISFELLSADGNILQCSRTENADLFWATIGGIGLTGIIRTAKIRLKKVKTAYFHVDYYQAKNLDDLLDKMKEYDKKYPYTVAWLDCLAQKENMGRGVLMGGKIAEVEDLPPRWRNSPLIQKKKMDITVPWDAPTWILSQRTVGIFNSWYYDLNKTRYEIVPLEKFFFPLDRILEWNRMYGKTGFIQYQVVFPGDEVKGLKVLLEQLVSSQRSSFMTVLKRFGAGNEGLLSFPTEGYTLALDIPNHAGLACFVEDLNCITLRYGGRLYLAKDQLMNESMFKETYPRWEEFTKIKEKIDPNIHYSSTMARRLGIVQARRRAPIC encoded by the coding sequence ATGGTGATACCTGCGGAAAAGAAAAAATTAACTGGATGGGGCAGATATGCTTATCAAGAAAGCTACGTTTTCCGCCCCGAACAATGGAGAGCAATGAATGCGATATTAAAGGATATGCGCATTCCAGACATTCTTGCACGCGGTTTAGGTCGAAGTTATGGAGACACTGCCATGAACGAAGGCGGTGCTATTATGAACATGTTGCGTCTGAACCGCTTTTTAAGCTGGCAAGAAGAAGAAGGCATTTTAGATTGTGAGGCTGGTGTTTCCCTGAGAGAGATACTTGATGTGTTTTTACCGCGTGGTTGGATGCCACACGTATGTCCAGGCACAAAGTTTGTAACGGTTGGTGGTGCTATTGCCAACGATATCCACGGTAAAAATCATCACGAAGAAGGAAGTTTCGGCAATCATGTTATATCCTTCGAGTTGCTGAGTGCCGATGGAAATATTTTGCAATGTAGTCGCACCGAAAACGCAGATTTATTCTGGGCAACGATTGGCGGAATTGGCTTAACAGGGATAATTCGAACAGCGAAAATACGGCTAAAAAAGGTTAAAACTGCATACTTCCATGTAGATTATTATCAAGCCAAGAATTTAGATGACCTGCTGGATAAGATGAAAGAGTATGATAAAAAATATCCTTATACCGTAGCATGGCTCGATTGCCTTGCCCAGAAAGAAAATATGGGACGAGGAGTACTCATGGGTGGAAAAATAGCGGAGGTAGAAGATTTACCGCCACGGTGGAGAAACTCACCGTTAATTCAGAAAAAAAAGATGGACATAACTGTGCCATGGGATGCTCCTACATGGATTTTAAGTCAGAGAACCGTAGGTATCTTTAATTCTTGGTATTATGATTTGAATAAAACAAGATATGAAATTGTGCCTCTCGAAAAATTTTTCTTCCCGTTAGACCGCATTCTTGAATGGAATCGCATGTATGGCAAAACAGGGTTTATCCAGTATCAAGTAGTATTTCCAGGAGATGAAGTGAAGGGCTTAAAAGTTTTGTTAGAACAATTAGTATCTTCACAGAGGTCTTCATTTATGACCGTGTTAAAACGGTTCGGTGCAGGAAACGAAGGTTTATTATCGTTCCCAACCGAGGGGTACACCCTTGCCTTAGATATCCCAAATCATGCAGGTCTTGCCTGCTTTGTAGAGGATTTAAACTGTATAACATTGCGATATGGTGGTAGATTATACTTGGCAAAAGACCAACTTATGAACGAATCGATGTTCAAAGAGACATATCCACGCTGGGAAGAGTTCACAAAAATCAAGGAGAAAATTGACCCGAATATCCATTATTCATCAACAATGGCACGGCGCCTTGGAATCGTTCAAGCACGGAGGAGAGCACCGATATGTTAA